The Tenrec ecaudatus isolate mTenEca1 chromosome 8, mTenEca1.hap1, whole genome shotgun sequence DNA window CCCAGTTGTTGGAGCAATTGAGTGTTAGGCAGATAGGGACTCAGCTCTGTGCAGGTCTCTAATCATTGTGGAAGCCGACTCAGGCTACATTTCCTCCCACAAGGAAGAGCTATGGGGGAGGTTGCACTGCCAACCCAGCCTCTCAGAGCCAAGCCGGAACGTCTGCACCAGTAGGGTACCGCACAATGTGATAACAGAGGAATGTATTCTTTCATGGTTCTTGAgactagaagtctgaatttagcATTTCGGAGAACCAAGCTTTTTCCAAAGGGTCGATGGGAGACTTTTTCAGATTCTGTTAGCCTCGAGCTCTCTGTGCTTTTTGGCAATACAACCCTAAATTCACAGTATGCTTTTTCCTTGCTTTCATCCTCACAAGATGCTTTTTCCTTGCCtttgaacatttttttttttgagacttcCCCTATCTCAGTGTTTCCAGGAGTAACTTTTAGGAGCCTGGGTAGCCTACGGAGTTCTGCATtaccctgctaaccacaaggtcagtgcttcaaaaccatcaactgctccacGGGAGTAAGAAGAAATATGTGCCTCGGTAAAGATTTCAGTtcctgtggctttccgagactcGTAACTCTGTGGGCAtagaaagtttcctctttctcccagggagcagcttgtggttttgaactgctgaccaatgaGTCAGCCCATCCACTCCCAGGGATCCTCACCTTGGAGACTCCCAGGGCCCGTTCTCCTCTGCCCTCAAGGGTCCCTATGCATCTGAATGGACTCCAAaccagtgagattggtttgggaAGAGTGGtaactttgtttctttttctcccctTTAGATCGCAAAATCATCTTTGGAAAGGTACGTTTTCATTTTGGAGACAATGGAAGTCCTTGGGAGCCCAGGGGAGGGATGTTGAGACAGGGATGGGAAGGACATCCTCCCACCCTGCTAGGATATGTCCGATGCCATCTCTACTCCACCTGGAAGGGCATGGGACATGGGCAAATAGCCTCTGTTATCTTTTCTTTATAGGAGTGAGTCACTGTTTCCTCTGGGCCTGGAGCCTGTTCAATTCACTGACCTGTGTTTATTCCAAGTCGTAGGAATGAGCACCAGGCTGACAATGCTCTACAGTAAGTTGACATGTGTTCACAATGACCGGGAACTGCCACTGTGCGTTTTTTTCCTGAAGAATTCGGCCATCATGCTCCCCTAAACAAAATGTTGGGTTGAAAACGTAAAGACCTCACTATGCTACCTGGAGATGCTGCAGGGACTACAGCAGAAATAACCTGTCTTATCACAGATGGAGAAAGGAACCGAGCGGTACCGTGCTTAAGCGGTGGCCAACCAttgaaagttggcagtttgaacccaggatGTCTTTTATTCAGCTCTAAGAAAATCACACCCGGCTTCTGTTTTATTCACCACTTCATTCGGTGAAAGAGCCTTGTTGGTGTGTGAGCCTCTGCTCGCCTGGTCTTGTTGAAAATGACTCCATGTCAGGAGTTTGCTAGCAGCAATTTCGTGGCATTTAAGTGAAATTTAAACTTAGAAGAGTAAATTACAGACAGAGAAGAAGCGTGAAGCAAATGCTCTATTAGCAAATGTTCAGGCCTGGAGAAGTTCTCTAGAGGACTAGAGCTGGGCTCCTCTTGATAGCTTGGTGTGGGAATAGCTACCTAACCAAGCAGAGCCTCTGTATTGAAGGTAACTTTAAACCTATCCTGAAGCCTTTGCTTTTGTGTAATTCTTCCAGGTAGATTTTGTCCCCTTCCATTCAGTGATTGATTGACTTCTCCTCTGATGTGCATTTACTGAAACAAAGCCGTGAGGTTCCAACCTCCGGATTCCATTCCATTGTTTCTCCTCTTAGTGTGCCCGAGGTTTGTGCGCACTGCTTGGGAGGGTCCTCTGTGTACAATGTGGGCAGTCTGTGGAGCTGGCCCAGAAGACGGGTTAGGTTCACTGCACGTCTCTCCTTGCAGGGCACATCACTTTAGACCCTGCAACCGCTCATCCGCATCTGGCTGTGTCTTCAGATCTGAGAAATGTCAGCTTTCGCAACAACCAGCAGGCTGCATCTGGCAACCCGGGGAAATTTGATTTCAGCGCCATTGTGTTTGCCGCAGAGAATTTCATCTCAGGGAGGCACTACTGGGAGGTGGATGTGGAGAAGGCAGTCCACTGGCAGATAGGCATCTGTAAGGATCGTACGACCAAGCTGAGCAAAGTCCCCAAAACTGGGGGCGAGAAATTCTTGCTCACAAGATCCGTGATGGGGGCCAACAATACCTTCTGGGTCTACCCCCCTTTAAAAAGGATTTCTGTGAAAAAGCCTGTGCACAAAGTTGGAGTTTTCCTAGATTATGAGCACGGGCAAGTCTCGTTCTATAATGTGACAGATAAATCTCACATTTATAGTTTTTCCGGTATTAACTTCCGTGGTACTATCCGGCctatgttttctttatgtatcaCAAATGAAGGCATAAATTCTGACTCTCTTACCATTTGTGCCCCTCCAGAACCTTCTAGTAatggtgctgctgctgccactgctgccAGCCCTTAGTCTAAAATCCAAAGCCAgggacaaccctgaagttcaggcCATGACTTTGTGAAATGTTTTGTGTAAAATTAAAGATGACTTTGACTTGATTGAACCTGAGTTCAATGCCTCCATGTTTTTGTATTCCTAAAATTTCAAGACTGACTCTTAGTGGATGGTGTTGCATTTAACCCGAGTCatgaacaataatgacagaacTACTCTACACTAGTTAGAACATGAGCATATGCAGCAAACTATTGGGAAATTACAGCCGGAATTTAGCCAGCTTCCAGATTAATTGAGGTCTTTAGGACTACATTAAAGACACTATGCATTTCTTAAAACATTGGCAACATTGGATACcattaaaaatgaaagcaaatcGGAAATTTCAGTGTCATGCTATAGTTCCAAGTGGAAGGGAGGGATCCCATTACCTACCCTATCACATGGAGACCTATTACTGACACTCCTATTACTGAGGATTGGCACTTCTACATCTTGCCGACCCAAATAGAGAAGAATTTCTCTGGACAGATTGTGTTGGGGAAAGTGaatattttagaaattatttttttcaagtgTTCTTTTTCACTTCTCTTTCTGACAAGGAAAAATTGAGTTCCCAAAGAATCCTAGAGGTTCAGTTCTTTGGCACACAGAAGTACTAGGCCATAAGTCCTTCAGACTCAGTCACCCACAAACGAGAATGCAGAATgtaggaatatcgcaggccaggggATACAAAGTCATGTGCATCCAATGGTGATGCTAGTAAAAAGGtgaaggaccctccttatgagaagaccacgctCAGAAGGGGTCACCATCAGGTTGTcagtgattaacaggctaaaaacCACTacatttatatatcttcaagttgacatggaattatgcAACCACCGCAGTAGCTCTGTGGTGGTGTCTTGTATTTGCTCCTCTTTTTGAAAATAGGCGatcattggacaatgaagaaccttttattgctcagtggtGACCATAAAGAGAACAGGAAGACAAAATATTCattaaagggttttttttttgttttttttgggggggggctcatataattcttatcacaatccatacatataaatacatcaattgtataaagcacgtccatacattctttgccctagtcattttcaaagcatttgctttccacttaagccctttgcatcaggtcctcttttttttccccctccctctccgctcgcccctcccttatgagcccttgataatttatagattgttattttgtcatatctttccctatccggattctcccttccccccttctctgctgtccgtctcccagggaggaggtcacatgtggatccttgtaattgattccccctttctaacccactcaccctctactctcccagtatagtccctcacacccctggtcctgaaggcatcatccaccctggattctccttgcctccagctcccatatgcaccagtgtacaacctctgccctatccagtcctgccctatcagaatttggatcatggtagttggggggaggaagcattcaggatctgggggaaagttgtgttcttcatcggtactacatcacaccttgactaacccatctcctctcctaaacccctctatgaggggatctccagtggccaacaaccttatacctggtccctttagcaccttctgatcgcacaggctaatgtgcttcttccatgtgggctttgttgcttctgaactagatggccgcttgttccccttcaagcctttaagaccccagacactatctattttgatagccgggcaccatcagctttcttcgccacatttgcttatgtactcgtttgtcttcggcaatcatatcatggaggtatgcagccaatgatatgattctttgttctttgatgcctgataattgatcccttcgggaccacgtgatcacacaggatggtgtgttcttccatgtgggctttgttacttctgagctagatggccgcttgttcaccttcaagccttttaagaccccagacactatctcttttgatagccgggcaccatcagctttcttcaccacatttacttgttcacccgctttggcttcagcagttgtgtcgggagggtgagcatcgtagagccaatttaataaaagaaagtattcatgaattgagggagtgcttgagtagaggcccaaggtccttctgccaccttaatactaaacctataaatatagacacatagatctatttccccatcctcatatatatatatatttgcatgtacatgtctttgtctagacctctataaatgccctttgactcctagctctttcctccatctcccttgactttcctcctgccctactaccatgctctgtccccacctgggttacagttatacctcttctttaggtaaccttacccttgatcattccctaccaggcctgccacttccccctcactaccattttgggtcccatgttgttcccttgtccctgtgtttgttaacaccaattccttacctccccacctccccctatcccaagtccccccggaactgtcagtccggtTGTTttgcctccagatagttcatccagcctgtcttatttagacagacctgtggagacaataacatgcacgaaaacaagacagaggaaaacaaagcaacagtatacaaccagacaacaaaacaacaacaacaaaccactgacaaagaacaaacaaaacacatcaagaaagaagagcttgtagttagttcaaggatcgtttgttggcccttaggagtgctttccagtccagtctgttgggacaccacgccctggccccaaagtccactttcagcattccctggggaccttgccgttccattcccttgctgttccg harbors:
- the TRIML2 gene encoding putative E3 ubiquitin-protein ligase TRIML2, with the protein product MLSKPRSQTQRLEPGQLFCDDDQAPLCDKCEQSKGHGQHTVSGPDEAIEYYLTVFRERLDMWKKQYKAIEILLANEQARMVGLQERMNQRRASVASVSRQVGSLRVSIAELEKKPAFPQIAKSSLERSESLFPLGLEPVQFTDLCLFQVVGMSTRLTMLYRHITLDPATAHPHLAVSSDLRNVSFRNNQQAASGNPGKFDFSAIVFAAENFISGRHYWEVDVEKAVHWQIGICKDRTTKLSKVPKTGGEKFLLTRSVMGANNTFWVYPPLKRISVKKPVHKVGVFLDYEHGQVSFYNVTDKSHIYSFSGINFRGTIRPMFSLCITNEGINSDSLTICAPPEPSSNGAAAATAASP